A window of Aeromicrobium duanguangcaii genomic DNA:
GACGACGGCGGCGAGGACCTGTTCGCGCACTTCAGCGAGATCCAGGGCAACGGCTACCGTTCGCTCGAGGACAACCAGAAGGTCGAGTTCGAGGTGACGCAGGGCCAGAAGGGCCTGCAGGCCGCCAAGATCCGCGCGATCTGAGTTTTCTCAACAACACGAGAACTCCGAGAAAGCCCCCGCTTCGGCGGGGGCTTTCTCCATGTCCGGCCACCTTCGGCCCCAGGCATCAGAGCGTGACGACCTGACCGTCGCGTCCGGTCTCCATCCCCAACATCGCCAGCCGCGCCTCGACGTCGGGCGCGTTGTAGTGGCTCAGGTGCACGGCGATCACCCGAGTCCGCTCGTCCACCGCCCCGCTGCCCCGCAGGTCCGCGACCGCCTGCTCGAAGGTCTCGATCCCCAGGTGACGCTCC
This region includes:
- a CDS encoding cold-shock protein — its product is MATGTVKWFNSEKGFGFIAPDDGGEDLFAHFSEIQGNGYRSLEDNQKVEFEVTQGQKGLQAAKIRAI